From Canis aureus isolate CA01 chromosome 7, VMU_Caureus_v.1.0, whole genome shotgun sequence, a single genomic window includes:
- the DEFB113 gene encoding beta-defensin 113: MNMCSILKGSINQNSNYPEKAIKTRVHLFFFNQEIAQLSDILKSTSTISAMKILCIFLIFVLTVSCGPSVSQKKTKEDAGRKRECYLVRGACKSSCNSWEYIYNYCSTEPCCVVREYQKPVSKSINFTGDIL; this comes from the exons ATGAATATGTGCTCAATCTTGAAAGGCAGCATTAATCAGAATAGTAATTACCCTGAGAAAGCTATAAAAACAagagttcatctttttttttttaatcaagaaatagCACAACTCTCAGACATTTTGAAGTCTACCTCAACAATATCAGCAATGAAGAtactttgtattttcctgatcTTTGTTCTCACTGTGTCTTGTGGTCCATCAG tttcacagaaaaaaacaaaagaagatgcagggagaaaaagagaatgttaCCTTGTTCGTGGAGCTTGCAAGTCTTCATGCAACTCTTGggaatacatatataattactgCAGTACTGAACCATGCTGTGTTGTACGGGAATACCAAAAGCCAGTCTCTAAATCTATCAATTTTACAGGTGATATACTGTAA
- the DEFB114 gene encoding beta-defensin 114 has translation MKIFYYLLHFLCYVTFILPATCTLIDPDQCSNKFGHCRRRCFRGEKRIDICFLPNKICCIERLYDED, from the exons ATGAAGATCTTTTACTATCTCCTCCATTTTCTGTGTTATGTGACTTTCATCCTACCAG CCACATGTACCTTGATAGATCCTGATCAGTGCTCAAACAAATTTGGTCACTGTAGAAGACGCTGCTTTAGAGGTGAAAAGCGAATTGATATATGTTTTTTACCAAATAAAATTTGCTGCATTGAGAGGTTATATGATGAAGActaa